A section of the Rossellomorea marisflavi genome encodes:
- the pnpS gene encoding two-component system histidine kinase PnpS: MTKYRTKLLLALITLIIGVLIGLGLLLGQIFKNFYLETLNSRIQKEARLLANSIEENGPLQGTNPSIINELSDILDVRITLLDEDGKVIDDTKRPNSLGNQKQKEIIASIKDDWDVKDRHKKVVDEGREFRYYWYPLNQKGNQSDGLLIMSTEVDEFEEGNQQIWLVLTISLVLALVLIIILGSRITVRYTKPIESATNVAMELAKGNYRARTFEDRLDETSMLSSSINILARNLQEMVNAQEMQQDRLTTLIENMGSALLLIDHRGFIVLTNRTFREFFDLEEKDLRKVRYHEVIHFQEVNRLVEEIFMTEKRVRKQILLPYQIERRHYEVYGAPIIGHNNVWKGIVVVFHDITELKKLEQMRKDFVANVSHELKTPITSIKGFSETLLDGAMKDEDTLRNFLDIILKESDRLQSLIQDLLELSKVEKSGFELSLQKESISGLIEEILPILNERAREKGITLDVHNESPVLAEVDSYRLKQVFINLISNAISYTPQGGIVEVGVEDAGKQVLVSIKDNGIGIAQEEIPRIFERFYRVDKARSRNSGGTGLGLAIVKHILEAHEAKIEVESELNQGTTFKVLLNKQFHEGIHEGE; the protein is encoded by the coding sequence ATGACCAAGTATAGGACGAAGCTTCTTCTGGCGCTCATCACCCTCATCATCGGCGTGTTGATCGGGCTGGGCCTTCTGCTTGGACAAATCTTCAAGAATTTTTATCTGGAGACGCTGAACTCCAGGATCCAGAAAGAAGCAAGACTTCTTGCCAATTCAATAGAAGAAAACGGACCGCTCCAGGGAACGAATCCTTCCATCATCAATGAGCTCAGCGATATTCTCGATGTTCGAATCACCCTGCTGGATGAGGACGGGAAGGTCATTGACGATACGAAAAGACCGAATTCCCTCGGGAATCAGAAGCAGAAGGAGATCATCGCATCCATCAAGGATGACTGGGATGTGAAGGATCGTCACAAGAAGGTGGTCGATGAAGGCAGGGAGTTCCGTTACTATTGGTATCCCCTCAATCAGAAAGGGAATCAATCCGACGGACTCCTCATCATGAGTACCGAGGTGGATGAATTCGAAGAAGGGAATCAGCAGATTTGGCTGGTCCTGACGATTTCCCTCGTACTCGCCCTTGTTCTGATCATCATCCTGGGATCAAGGATCACCGTACGATATACAAAACCGATTGAATCGGCCACCAATGTAGCCATGGAGCTTGCGAAAGGGAATTATCGTGCCAGGACCTTCGAGGATCGACTCGATGAGACCAGCATGCTGAGTTCATCGATCAATATCCTGGCCCGTAACCTTCAGGAAATGGTCAATGCCCAGGAAATGCAGCAGGACAGACTCACCACCCTGATCGAAAATATGGGAAGTGCCCTTCTCCTCATCGATCATCGCGGGTTCATCGTATTGACCAACCGCACCTTCCGGGAATTTTTCGATTTGGAGGAAAAGGACCTGCGGAAGGTCCGCTATCATGAAGTGATCCATTTTCAAGAGGTGAATCGATTGGTGGAGGAGATCTTCATGACAGAGAAGCGGGTCCGGAAGCAGATCCTTCTTCCTTACCAGATCGAGCGGAGGCACTACGAGGTATACGGGGCTCCGATCATCGGGCATAACAATGTGTGGAAAGGGATCGTCGTGGTCTTCCATGATATCACGGAACTAAAAAAGCTCGAGCAGATGAGAAAAGATTTTGTCGCCAATGTGTCGCATGAATTGAAGACGCCGATCACATCGATCAAAGGCTTCTCTGAAACCCTCCTCGATGGGGCGATGAAGGATGAAGACACCTTGAGGAATTTCCTCGACATCATCCTGAAGGAAAGCGACCGTCTTCAATCACTGATCCAGGATCTCCTTGAGCTATCAAAAGTGGAAAAGAGCGGGTTCGAGCTCTCCCTTCAAAAGGAGTCCATATCCGGTCTCATCGAAGAGATCTTACCAATACTGAACGAGCGTGCCAGGGAAAAGGGCATCACCCTGGATGTGCACAATGAATCCCCGGTCCTCGCAGAGGTGGACAGCTACCGGTTGAAGCAGGTGTTCATCAACCTGATCAGCAATGCGATATCCTACACTCCCCAAGGCGGGATCGTGGAAGTCGGAGTGGAGGATGCAGGCAAGCAAGTGCTTGTCTCCATAAAGGATAACGGGATCGGAATCGCCCAAGAGGAGATTCCGCGTATATTCGAACGCTTCTATCGGGTTGATAAAGCAAGGAGCCGGAACTCTGGAGGAACCGGTCTGGGCCTTGCCATCGTCAAGCACATCCTGGAGGCCCATGAGGCGAAGATCGAAGTCGAGAGTGAACTGAATCAGGGGACGACATTCAAGGTCCTATTGAACAAACAATTTCATGAGGGCATCCATGAAGGGGAATGA
- the mdh gene encoding malate dehydrogenase: MTIKRRKVSVIGGGFTGATTALMLAQKELSDVVLVDIPQNEDPTKGKALDMLEASPVQGFDSNIIGTSNYEDTKDSDIVVITAGIARKPGMSRDDLVQTNQKVMKSVTQEIVKYSPNCYIIVLTNPVDAMTYTVFKESGFPKERVIGQSGVLDTARFRTFVAQELNLSVKDVTGFVLGGHGDDMVPLIRYSYAGGIPLETLIPKDRLDAIVERTRKGGGEIVGLLGNGSAYYAPAASLVQMVEAILKDQRRVIPAIAYLEGEYGYDGIYLGVPTILGGNGLEKIIELELTEEEKTALGQSASAVKNVMEALV; encoded by the coding sequence ATGACAATCAAACGTAGAAAAGTTTCAGTAATCGGTGGAGGATTCACTGGTGCCACAACAGCATTGATGCTTGCACAAAAAGAACTTTCTGATGTGGTGCTTGTTGATATCCCGCAAAATGAAGATCCGACCAAAGGAAAGGCTTTGGATATGCTTGAAGCAAGTCCGGTACAAGGATTCGATTCGAACATCATCGGTACGTCGAACTATGAAGATACGAAGGACTCTGACATCGTCGTCATCACAGCTGGTATCGCGCGTAAGCCTGGAATGAGCCGTGATGATCTTGTTCAGACGAATCAAAAAGTCATGAAGTCCGTGACGCAGGAAATCGTGAAGTACTCACCAAACTGTTACATCATCGTATTGACGAACCCTGTGGATGCCATGACCTATACGGTGTTCAAAGAGTCCGGATTCCCTAAAGAGCGTGTGATCGGTCAATCGGGTGTGCTTGATACTGCCCGCTTCCGTACATTCGTTGCCCAAGAGCTAAATCTATCAGTGAAAGATGTTACTGGTTTCGTTCTTGGTGGACATGGAGACGATATGGTACCACTCATCCGCTATTCCTATGCAGGCGGAATCCCGCTTGAAACATTGATCCCGAAAGATCGCCTCGATGCCATCGTGGAGCGCACGCGTAAAGGCGGTGGGGAAATCGTCGGTCTTCTTGGAAACGGAAGTGCCTACTATGCACCTGCAGCCTCACTCGTTCAAATGGTTGAAGCGATCCTCAAAGATCAACGCCGCGTCATCCCTGCCATCGCCTATCTTGAAGGCGAATACGGATATGACGGCATCTACCTCGGTGTACCAACGATCCTTGGTGGAAACGGTCTTGAGAAAATCATCGAGCTTGAACTGACGGAAGAAGAGAAAACAGCACTCGGCCAATCGGCAAGTGCCGTCAAAAACGTCATGGAAGCATTGGTTTAA
- a CDS encoding MaoC family dehydratase, translating to MLLGKKRKPGRKIEDMTIGEKLTLTEKIEDNELLLYLGLTNDANPLYIQHDYASQTPFKKPIVPSIMLTGIITSAVSKYLPGPGSHITEQSIQFHKPVYHYATVRFLFEVKEIDLKAHSVIIEVTADNEDDERVVTGRISVCPPHRLEKMNSHALENF from the coding sequence ATGTTACTGGGTAAAAAAAGAAAACCGGGAAGAAAAATCGAAGATATGACCATTGGTGAGAAGCTGACGCTTACAGAGAAGATCGAGGACAATGAACTCCTTCTCTATCTTGGTTTGACGAATGATGCCAATCCTTTATATATTCAGCACGACTATGCATCGCAAACGCCTTTCAAGAAGCCGATCGTCCCATCCATCATGCTGACGGGAATCATCACATCAGCTGTCTCAAAATACCTGCCAGGACCCGGCTCCCATATCACCGAACAATCGATCCAATTCCATAAGCCAGTCTATCACTATGCCACCGTCCGCTTCCTGTTCGAAGTGAAGGAGATCGATCTGAAGGCCCATTCCGTCATCATCGAAGTCACTGCAGACAACGAAGACGATGAAAGGGTCGTGACGGGAAGAATCAGCGTATGCCCGCCACATCGGTTGGAAAAGATGAATAGTCACGCGTTGGAAAATTTTTGA
- the pyk gene encoding pyruvate kinase encodes MRKTKIVCTIGPASESVEKLSQLIDAGMNVTRLNFSHGDFEEHGQRIINIREAAAKAGKNIGILLDTKGPEIRTHTMENGGLELEKGKNIIVSMKEVVGTLDKFSVSYEGLIDDVHEGSKILLDDGLIGLEVTKIDKANGEIHTVINNSGALKNKKGVNVPGVSVNLPGITEKDANDIVFGIEQGIDFIAASFVRRASDVLEIRQLLEEHNASHIHIIPKIENQEGVDNIDEILEVSDGLMVARGDLGVEIPAEEVPLVQKMLIKKCNAQGKPVITATQMLDSMQRNPRPTRAEASDVANAIFDGTDAIMLSGETAAGSYPVEAVQTMHNIASRAEQDLDSSAILSARIKDCEHNMTDAIGQSVAHTAINLDVNAIVAPTESGHTARMISKYRPKAPIVAVTSDDSVTRRLALVWGVFPTMGQKASTTDEMLQMAVDESMNSGLTKHGDLIVITAGVPIGESGTTNLMKIHVVGDIVAKGQGIGRKSAFGKAVVASSAEEAVSKTKEGSVLVTIGTDKEMMPALEKCSALIVEEGGLTSHAAVVGINLGIPVIVGVENATSLFQDGQEITVDATRGVVYNGQASIL; translated from the coding sequence ATGAGAAAAACAAAAATTGTATGTACGATCGGACCTGCCAGTGAAAGCGTAGAGAAACTGTCACAGCTTATCGATGCTGGAATGAATGTAACACGCCTGAATTTCTCTCACGGTGACTTTGAAGAGCATGGACAACGGATCATCAACATCCGTGAAGCTGCTGCAAAAGCCGGTAAGAATATCGGGATCCTCCTTGATACAAAAGGACCTGAAATCCGTACGCACACAATGGAAAACGGCGGCCTCGAGCTTGAAAAAGGCAAGAACATCATCGTTTCCATGAAAGAAGTCGTCGGTACATTGGACAAGTTCTCCGTTTCGTATGAAGGCTTGATCGATGATGTACATGAAGGCTCTAAAATCCTTCTTGACGATGGTTTGATCGGACTTGAAGTCACTAAGATCGATAAAGCAAACGGTGAAATCCACACGGTCATCAACAACAGCGGTGCCCTTAAAAATAAAAAAGGCGTCAACGTACCGGGCGTTTCAGTGAATCTTCCTGGAATCACTGAAAAAGATGCTAATGACATTGTCTTCGGTATCGAACAAGGAATTGATTTCATCGCGGCTTCATTCGTTCGCCGTGCGTCTGACGTCCTTGAAATCCGTCAGCTCCTTGAAGAGCATAACGCATCTCACATCCACATCATTCCTAAAATCGAAAACCAAGAGGGTGTCGATAATATCGATGAAATCCTTGAAGTATCCGACGGTTTGATGGTTGCACGTGGAGATCTTGGTGTTGAGATCCCTGCTGAAGAAGTACCACTTGTCCAGAAAATGCTGATCAAGAAGTGTAACGCACAAGGTAAACCAGTCATCACAGCTACCCAAATGCTTGATTCCATGCAGCGTAACCCACGTCCGACACGTGCGGAAGCAAGTGACGTCGCCAACGCGATCTTCGATGGCACGGATGCCATCATGCTTTCAGGGGAAACGGCAGCAGGAAGCTATCCAGTCGAAGCTGTTCAGACGATGCATAACATCGCTTCAAGAGCGGAGCAGGACCTTGATTCAAGCGCGATTCTGTCTGCACGCATCAAAGATTGTGAGCACAACATGACCGATGCCATCGGACAATCTGTTGCTCATACAGCCATCAACCTTGACGTAAATGCGATTGTTGCTCCAACGGAAAGCGGACATACAGCACGTATGATCTCGAAATACCGTCCGAAGGCGCCGATTGTTGCTGTCACAAGCGATGATTCCGTTACAAGAAGATTGGCACTTGTATGGGGTGTATTCCCTACCATGGGTCAAAAGGCTTCCACAACGGATGAAATGCTTCAAATGGCAGTCGATGAGAGCATGAATTCCGGTTTGACTAAACATGGTGACCTGATTGTGATCACGGCTGGTGTTCCAATCGGAGAATCCGGAACAACAAACCTTATGAAGATTCACGTTGTCGGTGACATCGTAGCAAAAGGCCAAGGAATCGGACGCAAATCTGCATTCGGTAAAGCGGTCGTTGCTTCATCTGCTGAAGAAGCGGTAAGCAAGACAAAAGAAGGATCCGTCCTTGTGACAATCGGAACGGATAAAGAAATGATGCCAGCCCTCGAGAAATGCTCAGCATTGATCGTGGAAGAAGGCGGATTGACTAGCCATGCAGCCGTCGTGGGAATCAACCTCGGCATCCCTGTGATCGTTGGAGTGGAAAACGCTACTTCATTGTTCCAGGATGGACAGGAAATCACGGTTGATGCGACTCGCGGCGTCGTTTACAACGGTCAGGCAAGCATCCTTTAA
- the citZ gene encoding citrate synthase: protein MTATRGLEGIVATTSSISSIIDDTLTYVGYNIDDLANNASFEEVIYLLWHLKLPTAGELEELSNQLAENAALPPEVIEHFKMYNTKEVHPMAALRTAVSMLGLYDDKADVMDPQENYMKAVRLQAKIPTIVTTFARIRNGQEPIAPRKDLNFAANFLYMLNGKTPEPVEIEAFNKALVLHADHELNASTFTARVCVATLSDVYSGVTAAIGALKGPLHGGANEQVMKMLTEIGSVDKAEEYVLDKLEKKEKIMGFGHRVYRQGDPRAKHLKEMSKRLTELTGQGKYYEISEKVDATFTSKKDLPPNVDFYSASVYHSLGIDHDLFTPIFAVSRVSGWLAHILEQYSDNRLIRPRADYIGPGKQEYVPVSERG from the coding sequence ATGACAGCGACTCGCGGATTAGAAGGAATTGTAGCTACTACGTCATCCATCAGTTCCATCATTGATGACACTCTTACATATGTAGGCTACAATATCGACGATCTAGCAAATAATGCTAGTTTCGAAGAGGTTATCTACTTATTGTGGCATCTTAAGCTTCCTACTGCAGGAGAGTTGGAAGAGCTATCCAACCAACTTGCAGAGAATGCAGCTCTACCACCTGAGGTGATCGAGCATTTCAAGATGTACAACACCAAGGAAGTCCACCCGATGGCAGCGCTCCGGACGGCGGTTTCCATGCTTGGCCTGTATGATGATAAGGCGGATGTCATGGATCCACAGGAAAACTACATGAAAGCCGTTCGCCTGCAGGCGAAGATCCCGACGATTGTCACGACATTCGCCCGCATCCGTAACGGACAGGAACCGATTGCCCCTCGCAAGGACTTGAACTTTGCGGCGAACTTCCTGTATATGCTGAACGGCAAAACGCCTGAGCCGGTTGAAATCGAAGCGTTCAACAAAGCCCTCGTCCTTCACGCCGACCACGAATTGAATGCGTCCACCTTCACGGCCCGTGTATGCGTTGCCACTCTATCAGATGTTTATTCTGGTGTGACGGCGGCCATTGGCGCGTTGAAAGGCCCTCTTCACGGTGGTGCGAATGAACAGGTCATGAAGATGCTCACTGAAATCGGAAGCGTCGACAAGGCTGAAGAGTACGTCCTTGATAAGCTGGAGAAGAAAGAAAAAATCATGGGCTTCGGACACCGTGTCTACCGTCAAGGGGACCCGCGTGCCAAGCATCTTAAAGAAATGTCGAAGCGCCTTACCGAGCTGACAGGTCAAGGGAAATATTACGAAATCTCCGAAAAAGTGGATGCAACGTTCACATCGAAGAAGGATCTTCCACCGAACGTCGATTTCTATTCTGCTTCCGTCTATCACAGCCTTGGGATCGACCACGATTTGTTCACGCCGATCTTTGCGGTCAGCAGGGTATCTGGCTGGCTTGCACACATCCTTGAGCAATATTCCGACAATCGTCTGATCCGTCCTCGTGCCGATTATATCGGGCCTGGAAAGCAAGAATACGTGCCGGTAAGCGAAAGAGGTTAA
- a CDS encoding DUF441 domain-containing protein, whose protein sequence is METERRKDGLSQPLLFLLLLLGIGFVAKNQSIIIASAVLIILRVVGADEKIFSTISGKGINWGVTIITIAVLAPIATGEIGFKDLISSMKSPYAWIALISGMAVAIIAKNGLTLLENDPHITTALVLGTVIAVAVFKGVAVGPLIGAGIAYLAMKLYEMIV, encoded by the coding sequence ATGGAGACAGAGAGGAGGAAGGATGGCTTGTCCCAGCCTTTATTATTTTTACTGCTATTATTAGGGATCGGGTTCGTTGCCAAGAACCAATCCATCATCATTGCATCGGCCGTATTGATCATCCTCAGGGTCGTGGGAGCGGACGAGAAGATTTTCAGCACCATATCGGGAAAAGGGATCAACTGGGGGGTGACGATCATCACGATCGCCGTACTTGCCCCCATCGCCACCGGTGAGATCGGCTTCAAGGATCTCATTTCATCCATGAAATCCCCGTATGCCTGGATTGCGTTGATATCCGGGATGGCTGTGGCCATCATTGCCAAGAATGGCTTGACCCTCCTCGAAAACGATCCCCACATCACGACGGCGCTTGTGCTTGGTACCGTCATCGCCGTTGCCGTATTCAAGGGAGTCGCAGTAGGCCCCCTTATCGGAGCGGGGATTGCCTACCTTGCCATGAAGCTGTATGAAATGATTGTATAG
- a CDS encoding response regulator transcription factor, translating into MSKNILVVDDEQSIATLLKYNLEQSGYAVMTAHDGEEGLNKAVSESPDLIILDLMLPSMDGIEVCKELRQRKISTPILMLTAKDDEFDKVLGLELGADDYMTKPFSPREVVARVKAILRRSQASAAVKEQSEGQDVDYKEVGELKVYPEQYEAYFQGELLELTPKEFELLLYLTDNRGRVLTRDQLLSAVWNYDFAGDTRIVDVHISHLREKIETNTKKPIYIKTIRGLGYKLEGPKSS; encoded by the coding sequence ATGAGCAAAAACATTCTGGTAGTGGATGATGAACAATCGATCGCAACATTGTTAAAATACAACCTGGAACAATCGGGTTATGCTGTCATGACGGCACATGACGGGGAGGAAGGCTTGAATAAGGCCGTCTCTGAATCACCCGATTTGATCATCCTTGATCTGATGCTTCCATCCATGGATGGGATCGAAGTATGCAAAGAACTGCGCCAGCGCAAGATCAGTACGCCGATCCTCATGCTGACGGCTAAGGATGATGAGTTCGATAAGGTTCTGGGGCTTGAGCTCGGTGCCGATGACTATATGACGAAACCTTTCAGTCCCCGTGAAGTAGTGGCAAGGGTGAAAGCGATCCTGAGAAGGAGCCAGGCATCCGCTGCCGTGAAAGAACAATCCGAAGGCCAAGACGTGGACTACAAGGAAGTCGGAGAATTGAAAGTGTACCCCGAACAATATGAAGCGTATTTCCAAGGTGAACTACTTGAACTGACGCCGAAGGAATTTGAACTTCTTCTCTACCTGACAGACAACCGGGGAAGAGTGTTGACGAGAGACCAGCTCTTGAGCGCCGTGTGGAATTATGATTTTGCAGGCGACACGAGGATCGTGGATGTGCATATCAGCCATCTCCGTGAGAAAATCGAGACCAATACGAAGAAACCGATTTACATCAAGACCATCAGGGGTCTTGGCTATAAATTAGAGGGTCCCAAATCCTCATGA
- a CDS encoding FxsA family protein, translating to MKYILASLIIFPFVEISLLIWSGHLIGAFPTISLMILTGVLGAFLAKKQGLDAIRKVQQDIQSGQMPGGHVTDGLCIAAGGLLLILPGFVSDLLGIILLLPPTRSMVKPVLFKLFRRWGRNRNVIIYR from the coding sequence ATGAAATACATTCTCGCTTCCCTCATCATCTTTCCGTTTGTTGAAATCAGCCTGTTGATCTGGTCGGGTCATCTGATCGGAGCTTTCCCTACCATCTCCCTTATGATCCTGACGGGAGTCCTGGGGGCGTTCCTTGCTAAAAAGCAGGGTCTTGATGCAATCCGGAAAGTCCAGCAGGATATCCAAAGCGGCCAAATGCCAGGTGGACACGTAACGGATGGCCTCTGCATTGCAGCAGGTGGCCTCCTCCTCATCCTGCCGGGATTTGTTTCGGACTTACTCGGTATCATCCTGTTGCTGCCGCCGACGCGCAGCATGGTCAAGCCTGTCCTCTTCAAACTGTTCAGGAGATGGGGAAGGAACCGGAATGTCATCATCTACCGCTAA
- the ytvI gene encoding sporulation integral membrane protein YtvI codes for MNLEYLNRIIRFLIVIAIVCFAFIALFYIWKLAYPFVIAIAIAFLMNPLVNVLEKKARLPRIWAVTLSLLMIVSGFAGLITLLIAEIVSGANYLAEVLPKHVETLVDYGEDLIAGKVMPFYEQVSGLFKNLDAGQQDTVLENIQAAGTRIATSAGDFLQNFFTRLPQLVSWIPNAATVLIFSALATFFISKDWYTLSSKAERFIPGKAMTSGRKVIVDLKKALFGFIRAQFTLISITAIMVLIGLLILKVDYAITIALVTGLVDLMPYLGTGVVFVPWIAYEFITGNVGLGIGLSVLYVVVIVQRQIMEPKILSSSIGLDPLATLVALFVGFKLIGFLGLIVGPIVLVIGQTLHRAGVFKDTWRFIVGEK; via the coding sequence TTGAACCTGGAGTATTTAAATCGTATTATTCGCTTTCTCATTGTCATAGCAATCGTGTGCTTTGCGTTCATTGCCTTGTTCTACATATGGAAACTCGCTTACCCTTTTGTGATTGCCATTGCAATCGCCTTCCTCATGAACCCACTGGTCAATGTTCTTGAAAAAAAGGCGAGGCTTCCGCGCATTTGGGCCGTGACCCTTTCCCTGCTCATGATTGTATCAGGTTTTGCAGGATTAATCACCCTGCTGATTGCGGAAATTGTCTCCGGAGCCAATTATTTGGCAGAAGTTTTACCTAAACATGTCGAAACCCTCGTGGATTACGGGGAGGATCTTATAGCCGGCAAGGTCATGCCGTTCTATGAGCAGGTGTCCGGTTTGTTCAAAAACCTCGATGCCGGACAACAGGATACGGTCTTGGAAAATATACAGGCGGCAGGAACGAGGATCGCCACTTCTGCAGGGGACTTTCTGCAAAACTTCTTCACGAGGCTCCCACAGCTCGTTTCGTGGATCCCGAATGCTGCCACTGTCCTGATTTTCTCAGCACTGGCCACCTTCTTCATCAGTAAGGACTGGTATACATTATCCTCAAAGGCAGAACGGTTTATTCCCGGGAAAGCCATGACGAGCGGCAGGAAGGTCATTGTCGACTTGAAGAAGGCCTTGTTCGGCTTCATCAGGGCTCAGTTCACCCTGATCTCCATCACGGCTATCATGGTGCTCATCGGTCTGCTGATCCTGAAAGTGGATTACGCCATCACCATCGCACTGGTAACGGGGCTTGTGGATCTGATGCCCTACCTTGGTACAGGAGTCGTATTCGTCCCATGGATTGCCTATGAATTCATCACGGGGAATGTGGGGCTCGGGATCGGGTTATCTGTCCTCTATGTGGTCGTGATTGTCCAAAGGCAGATCATGGAGCCGAAAATCCTTTCTTCAAGCATCGGACTCGACCCCCTTGCGACACTTGTGGCTCTGTTTGTGGGCTTCAAGCTCATCGGTTTCCTCGGACTCATTGTCGGTCCCATCGTCTTGGTCATCGGCCAAACGCTGCACCGTGCGGGTGTGTTCAAGGACACTTGGCGATTCATCGTCGGAGAAAAATGA
- the icd gene encoding NADP-dependent isocitrate dehydrogenase: MTQAEKITNENGQLNVPNHPIVPFIEGDGTGPDIWASSQRVLDAAVEKAYNGERKIEWKEVYAGEKAFNKTGEWLPAETLDAIREYFIAIKGPLTTPVGGGIRSLNVALRQELDLFTCLRPVRYFEGVPSPVKRPEDTDMVIFRENTEDIYAGIEYAKGSDEVKKLISFLQDEMGVNKIRFPETSGIGIKPVSEEGTSRLVRAAINYAITEGRKSVTLVHKGNIMKFTEGAFKNWGYELAEKEFGDKVFTWAQYDKIKDADGLDAANKAQADAEAAGKIIVKDSIADIFLQQILTRPAEFDVVATMNLNGDYISDALAAQVGGIGIAPGANINYESGHAIFEATHGTAPKYAGLDKVNPSSVILSGVLLLEHLGWNEAADLITKSMEKTIASKVVTYDFARLMDGATEVKCSEFGTALIDNM; the protein is encoded by the coding sequence ATGACACAAGCTGAAAAAATCACGAATGAGAATGGCCAACTGAACGTCCCGAATCATCCGATCGTACCATTTATCGAAGGAGACGGAACTGGTCCTGATATCTGGGCTTCCTCTCAGCGCGTCCTTGATGCAGCCGTTGAAAAAGCGTACAACGGTGAGCGCAAGATCGAATGGAAAGAAGTATATGCAGGTGAAAAAGCATTCAACAAAACGGGTGAATGGTTGCCTGCAGAGACGCTTGACGCGATCCGCGAATATTTCATTGCCATCAAAGGACCACTGACAACTCCTGTAGGAGGCGGAATCCGCTCATTGAACGTAGCACTCCGTCAAGAGCTTGACCTGTTCACATGTCTTCGCCCTGTACGCTACTTCGAAGGCGTACCTTCACCGGTGAAGCGTCCTGAAGATACGGATATGGTCATCTTCCGTGAAAACACAGAAGATATCTATGCCGGTATCGAGTATGCAAAGGGTTCTGACGAAGTGAAAAAATTGATCAGCTTCCTTCAAGATGAGATGGGTGTTAACAAGATCCGCTTCCCTGAAACGTCCGGGATCGGGATCAAACCTGTATCAGAAGAAGGGACAAGCCGTCTTGTGCGCGCTGCTATCAACTATGCGATCACAGAAGGTCGCAAGTCTGTAACCCTTGTCCACAAAGGAAACATCATGAAGTTCACTGAAGGAGCCTTCAAAAACTGGGGCTACGAGCTTGCTGAGAAGGAATTCGGCGATAAAGTATTCACTTGGGCTCAATACGATAAGATCAAGGATGCTGACGGTCTTGATGCAGCCAACAAAGCACAAGCTGATGCTGAAGCTGCTGGTAAGATCATCGTAAAAGATTCCATCGCGGATATCTTCCTTCAACAAATCCTTACGCGTCCTGCTGAATTCGATGTTGTAGCTACCATGAACCTGAACGGTGACTACATCTCGGATGCCCTAGCTGCACAAGTCGGCGGAATCGGAATTGCTCCTGGAGCAAACATCAACTATGAATCCGGCCATGCCATCTTTGAAGCAACACACGGGACTGCACCTAAATATGCAGGCCTTGATAAAGTGAATCCATCTTCTGTCATCCTATCCGGCGTTCTTCTTCTCGAGCACCTCGGTTGGAATGAAGCAGCAGATCTGATCACGAAATCAATGGAAAAAACAATCGCTTCCAAAGTCGTAACCTATGACTTTGCCCGTCTCATGGATGGAGCAACAGAAGTGAAATGTTCAGAGTTCGGTACAGCCTTGATCGACAATATGTAA